The proteins below come from a single Dermatophilaceae bacterium Soc4.6 genomic window:
- a CDS encoding PAC2 family protein, translating to MQDPTALYRFETDTHPGAASASVLMVSLGGFVDAGRTQQVFTDHLLQTHEHSVVASFDVDQLLDYRQRRPAMTFDRDRWTSYDDPSLLLYRLVDRDGTPFLLLAGIEPDYQWERVVEAVTGLIRVLGVDLTVSVHGIPMAVPHTRPIGLTAHATDPRLISVHESVFGAVQVPGSLSSLLELRLGESGRDALGFAVHVPHYLGQAEFPDAALAGLGAVIAATGLNLVTADLAASAGLNRAQLATEVAGSDEVQGVVEALERQYDTFMEGRQRPSLLATEISELPSADEIGAELEAFLAEVGGADGADGADGPDEADGSA from the coding sequence GCACCCCGGTGCGGCCAGTGCCTCGGTGCTGATGGTGTCGCTCGGCGGTTTCGTCGACGCCGGGCGCACCCAGCAGGTCTTTACCGACCACCTGCTGCAGACGCACGAGCACAGCGTCGTCGCGTCGTTCGACGTCGACCAGCTGCTCGACTACCGGCAGCGGCGACCGGCCATGACGTTCGACCGTGACCGCTGGACGAGCTATGACGACCCGTCCCTGCTGCTCTACCGCCTGGTCGACCGCGACGGCACACCCTTCCTGCTGCTCGCGGGGATCGAGCCCGACTACCAGTGGGAGCGGGTGGTCGAGGCGGTCACCGGCCTGATCCGGGTCCTCGGCGTCGACCTCACGGTCAGCGTCCACGGCATCCCGATGGCGGTGCCGCACACCCGTCCGATCGGTCTGACGGCCCACGCGACGGACCCCCGGCTCATCTCCGTCCACGAGAGCGTCTTCGGTGCGGTGCAGGTGCCCGGCAGCCTGTCGTCGCTGCTCGAGCTGCGCCTGGGTGAGTCCGGTCGTGACGCCCTCGGCTTCGCCGTGCACGTGCCGCACTACCTCGGGCAGGCCGAGTTCCCCGACGCTGCCCTGGCCGGCCTCGGTGCGGTCATCGCCGCCACCGGCCTCAACCTCGTCACCGCCGACCTCGCGGCCTCGGCGGGCCTCAACCGCGCCCAGCTGGCCACCGAGGTCGCCGGCTCCGACGAGGTCCAGGGCGTCGTCGAGGCGCTGGAGCGCCAGTACGACACCTTCATGGAGGGGCGTCAGCGGCCGAGCCTGCTCGCCACCGAGATCTCCGAGCTGCCCTCGGCCGACGAGATCGGCGCCGAGCTCGAGGCCTTCCTCGCGGAGGTCGGCGGCGCTGACGGGGCTGACGGCGCCGACGGGCCTGACGAGGCAGACGGCTCCGCCTGA